From the genome of Anopheles funestus chromosome 2RL, idAnoFuneDA-416_04, whole genome shotgun sequence:
GTCCTCAATTCAATGATtagtataaaaataagaaCCAACTTCCTGCGGCAAAGGGTGTCAACATTGTCGATTCTTAGAAGTAAAATAGAGTATATAAGCTAAACTAACTcacaataaaaacatgaaTGAATTTAAAGTCCTTTGGAGAACGTAGCGTAGATTAACAAAAAGACATTGAACGCTGTGTCTTAGGCTAAATGAGCGTAATTAGGCTCGGTGTAATTTTCATGACGAGACCAGCCCTTCGATGCTTGGTAAGTATGATCTACAATAGCGAGGCAACTATTCCTGTTCTTTATCAAGGACACTCACCGACAAAGCACAATAGAATGGTTCAAGATGACTAAATTATTCTCATGTCCACAGTAATAGCGAaacgttattattttataattgtatattatgtaaagaaaagaaatagcaTAACGATTACATTCCGGTCTTAAAATGGTACAAATTTCATTTACGCAGTCAATTCGCTTCGTCCAGAATGCCCTGCTCCAAATGTATCTCCTGCACTGCAATGCCCGTGATTCGGGAAGAAAACACACCCTACCGGACGACATAGCGACATTAGTTAACACCGAATCGAGCATTTGAGAAGAAATGCAAAGTATTCCCCCCTGTGTTAAAGTAGGAATAATATATGGGTTGCTTTTACCTACGGAGGGCAGAGCAGGATTTTGTCCACACATTCAGATAGGATACATTTATCTATCAATCGAACACTTacgtatgagtgtgtgtgtgatgtacGGAATACACAATTGCACAATGATAAAATCTAAGCAACGCATGTAAATTCTGCATTCTCGCCTCAAGCATTATGGACTGTTACGCACACACGCGCAGGTTAATGTTCGTTCTTCGCTTTTGTTAGTCCTAGTGCGCGTTTTGGTGCTTCTCTCGCTTGATTACACATTAAAATATGATGATATAAATAAACCGACCTAGATATGCTGGAAACACACAGCTCGGTGGGATGGCAACCATGGTTGTTTTGCATGGTTCATCATCCATCCAGCCGTTCTAAAACGTTTTGCTAGCACGCCACTGCCATAACTAAATAAACACCTGTTCCAGCGTTAGTGCTTCCGTGAACGGTTTCACGATAACGCTGGTCACGAAGCAGAAGATAAGTCCGAAGAATATAGATATCGGTAGTGCGGGTAGTGCTTTGCGAAAGATGGCCAACAGTAGCAGCGTCAGACAGAGACCCTTTTTGGGGGTGAAGAAAGGAAACGCGTTAAATTTGGTCCatagaaaaaaacgggaataaaaaaaccgaTACATACCACCAGGATTGCTACAAAACATGCTATTGTCGTGTTCCAATCGCCGTAACTCGACGCTTTGCCCACCAGCACGGAATAGAAAATAAAGTCTCCTAGGCCAAGTTTAATACCTCCTGCAAAACGAAACGTGAATGGCAATTATTAACCCTGAACCACAACGAATAGCAACGCTGTCTTACTTTCTTCCGCTTGATCGTATAATGCGTTTGGCTGATCTGCTCCGGTACGGGATGTTTCTGCGGTGACCGTGCGGTACTCCGGCCGGGACGGATTGTTGGCCATATTGGCCTGTACTTCAATTTGCCGCCGCGTTACTCTTTGATTGGCCGTTGCCGCCCAATCCTGAGTGAAACCTGCCGATTGATCTGCAACACAACCAAACCAGGATCATTATTGTTAATGGTTCGAAGGACGTTTTTTTGGCCGTTAAATATGCTTAACAGATTGTTCGTAAATAGGCGAAAAGTAGGGTTAGTTATTGCAGGGAAGAAGTAGTACGACAAGTCAAGGATAGTAAGTAGATAagcaaaattcataaaatcaTATACCCCTTGGTAATTCATGCGTTCTATCATTGCGAATGGCAACCAGTGGCATACCTTCTACGGTTGCTCCGGTTTGCGACGGAACGTGACTGTTAACTGCTCCATAGCCACCGGTCGGTCGGTTTCCTCCCCCGGTGccgccaccacctccacccGTACCAATAGTCCGTTCACCGGACAAAGGTGCTGGACCGTCCGAATCCGTATGCGTGCCGAGGTAGGAATACATGATAGTTGCTGCAAAGATAAATGCGCACAAATTGCCATTACTCTTCAACCTGCCGGTTACGTATATGTGTCACACGAGTATTACATGAATAGATAAGCGCTGGGAAGATCTGTTCGTTTCGCTCCTGTGCCGTTTCAACCAAGATACGCAACGGTCCCTTTGGGGTAAGTACGGCAATAAGATctgcaacataaaaaagttcAAAGTTATTCACACATATAACCCGCCCCCATTGTAACAACATACCCCAAATTGATATCACAGCTAGAACAGCCCATGTTGTCCATTCTGGAAGATACTTGATAAATACCAGTGCCATAAGTGCAGCCACAAAAATGAGATATCCTTGCTGCAATCGTAACGGGCCCTGCCAATGGATTGAGATCATGCCTACAACACCAAAATTCCAAACCAGCAGTCCCGCCGTAAACCAATCCATGGGTACATTGTACGCACGCAAAATTTCAAACAGGTAAAGGCCACTAAAcagaaacagcagcagcagggacGACAGAATTAGCCAACCGTGGATGACCTTGTAGCAGCGGTGTTTGTACAGGACGATGAGCAAAATCGTCATGATTACAATCACCGTCATCAGGATCAACGAGTTCGCTAGTGCATTCCATATTTTGGTGCCTGTGTCGTCGGTCAGTTCGTGGAACGGTGTGTAAACGCTGGAAGATATCGGAAAAAAGAAGCGTTAATTAGTACCACGTCAAAACAATCTTTCTATGCCTACTTACAGATACACATCCTTGATCGTATAAAAGTTGATCGAACTAATCGTGGCCACAACGACCATCATGCAGAGGGTTACTGGAACGAACAGTTTTATCACATGCTGCGCACCATATTTCAGTCCTTCCTCTTCGTTCAACGCCTGTTCCtgttcctgctgctgttgccgctgtcGGGAGGAATTTCCAGGCGGGCCCCTAGATGTGCCAGCCCGTCCACGGCTGCTGGTATCACGTATTGTCACTTGCGGGATGGAATCGGTTGtcttttgaaagaaaatcgaaaaacagTTAGCCATTGGTATTCTATTAAAGGGCAACTCTATCAAAGGGTAACATGACTCATTCCTTCATAGACAAATCCGGGTCACCGATTGTAAACAATGTCCATCGTATGCTTACCCCATAGGACGGATGTGGAGAGCTGTTCGCGTCTGTGGGCATTTTCTGCCAGCGTTTCCGTGTGCCGCGCCCATCGGCCGCATCTTGCACCGTTGCCGttggttgatgatgatgatctatGTTGATATGACCGTCCATAGTGTGTGGCGACGACGGGAGGAAAAAAGTGTTCCGATGCTTGTTTGTTATGAACCCGCCAGCTTGTTCACATCAACGAACGAATCAAAGGCGTCTCTTTGGACGCGCGATGTGCTATGTTGCTACTTAAGCCGTCGGGTGTTTGAGTTCTTGCTCAGGTAAGAACTAGTTAGGTTCATCTAAGATTTTAGTAGTGgaaacacagcaaaagaaTTGTTCCACAAACTCGAAACAACCAATgatttttacaactttttcatttgcttctcTATGGAAGAGGTCGCCTCATTCTGCGAGAGTTGACAGTAGACAATTGACAGAAATAtgacatgtgtttttttattaaatagataaaataaaattgtattacaAATTATCTACTAATAACAAATCAGGTAGTAAAAAAATTAgtaatcaaaaataattacatcTCCTATGTACGCACAACTATTGCTTGTTTGACTGGGTTTTCAAAAAATGTATCGTGTCAGGGGTTGGCAAAGTCCGGACCACTCTGCGTATTTCTTTATTAGTTTTGGAAGAACTCACCAAGGCCTAAAAAGGTAAATTGTGTTCAGAATAGTGTCATTTTGATGCCATTTTAACGTTCGAAAGTAACTGTGACACAAATATATTTGTTTCAGCACTTTTGATAAGAGTAAAGGGGATTTAAATTACACCTTGCattgtttttgtcattttttattttgcactacGTACACTTGTCGTCttatttattacaataaaaacaagCATTTCCACCACAAACTACACATAGGCTTATATGCTAGTCCTTCTTAAACATAATTCTACTCCTATCGAACAAAGTTGCACCAAGTGCAGCGCAGAAGAACAGAACGGAAGTCGATAAGATATAATTCTACAAAAGATGTGTGCAAATGGGTAAAAACGAACATAAAAACACCCTCCGGACGAGGATCATGCATCCTATCATCGAGGAAGCCGTATTATAAAAATGGTATTgataacaaaatgaaaccTGCCCTGAATTACTCTTTGATGGTTTGAAATACTTCACATTCTTAAATTATGTGTGTTTGCTATATGTTGTTCAATGATTGCAGAACAATCATCTTGGCTACGTTCACGTTTGTCGAAGGTGTTGCAACGGttagtttgtttgtatgttttcatATGATTTATATGATGAATAGTCAATGTTTCATGTACAAGATTAAAGTCCCACTAGGATGAGATGGATTAAGCTTACAGAGAACAAGCCCGCGCCATTTCGCGCATATGTGGTTCATGTTCCTAAATGGTACTAACTCAAACTAATCGCCCCATCGGCGTTTTCAAACGTGTTGGGTTTAAATTTAGATGTTTTTTACCACACAGTGGAAATGGCCTTCAAATGCACTCTGCGAGCCTTTAAGTGTTCTTGTGTGATTTTTAAgttttcgacaaaaaaaaaacaaaacaaatatgatCATTAGTGCAAACGCCTAATGTAGTGAAGGAGATGTTGTCGAGTCGTGTGATGAATTATTCAGCTGATTAATCTGCATTCCCCACATTTTGGTTTATTAGCGTAGACGTAAATGTGATGGATATCCGAATCAGGTTCGATTTTCGAAAACGTGTAACAATCATACCAAACCAAACTACAATCTGCATCATTAACCGGATTCCTTCGCTTTCCATTTTGACTCCACAATTGCACGACTCGTTGTTCAGTAACTGTATCTAAAATATCGACCCATTACTCGACAGTGCTCTGATCTGGATGCAGATATTCCAACCTTGCAACGACGATTCTTCTCTTCCATTCCTCGCTGGCATTACCTATCTACCAACAACACTGAAACCTCCTGCATCGAAGGATAACCGAATAGATCCAGCTGCTAGGCACTAGTTCGCCGTTTTCCAATCAACTTTGTTGGTACCACACGTGTGCGTTCTTACCATTCTGCATCGCCGTTCGATTTCTGAAACACGTAATCTTTGCCACCTATGTGCATGATACCATCCTTCAGATAAAACTTCCACTTGTTGCGAGATCGTGTGATCTAAAAAAGAACAccaaaagtgttaaaaaaactGCATTGTTCGTAGCATAAAACAACCGAGACTAGCATTTTCACTTGCCTTATCATATTGACAAACAACGACGTTATCCGTGTCGAATAAATCGGACGCATCCTCGTCCGTTACATCGTCTTCGCTATTGAGCGGTTCCTCCTCAGCTCCACCTTCTGCTTCTAAATCGTCCTCTTCCTCTTTGTCCAAGtcttcgtcatcatcatcgacaaTGTTGTCGTCACTGATGTCGCTTCCTTCTTCGTCGGATGTGTCGACTGCACCATCAAGCTGAAGGCTGCTGCAGATATGAAACGAAGGGGctgaaactaaacaaaaatgtaaaacattccGAAAATATAATATTCATGTACTGTGTAATGCATGTTACATTCACACATTTTACAACACCTAAGAATCGTTACCTTGTTCTTCTCCATTTGCTGATCGCGCCTTACGAACTGCCTTCAATGGACGACGTCGAGAAGGTCTAGGTAGTGCCACCGTTGCTTTTGACCGCAATCCACTAATGCCACTACTGCTTGAAGCGATTGGTTCGCTATCATTGTTAGAGGGGCTAGATGTTTGACCAGCTACCAGTGCGT
Proteins encoded in this window:
- the LOC125764704 gene encoding presenilin homolog isoform X2, which gives rise to MDGHINIDHHHQPTATVQDAADGRGTRKRWQKMPTDANSSPHPSYGTTDSIPQVTIRDTSSRGRAGTSRGPPGNSSRQRQQQQEQEQALNEEEGLKYGAQHVIKLFVPVTLCMMVVVATISSINFYTIKDVYLVYTPFHELTDDTGTKIWNALANSLILMTVIVIMTILLIVLYKHRCYKVIHGWLILSSLLLLFLFSGLYLFEILRAYNVPMDWFTAGLLVWNFGVVGMISIHWQGPLRLQQGYLIFVAALMALVFIKYLPEWTTWAVLAVISIWDLIAVLTPKGPLRILVETAQERNEQIFPALIYSSTIMYSYLGTHTDSDGPAPLSGERTIGTGGGGGGTGGGNRPTGGYGAVNSHVPSQTGATVEDQSAGFTQDWAATANQRVTRRQIEVQANMANNPSRPEYRTVTAETSRTGADQPNALYDQAEERGIKLGLGDFIFYSVLVGKASSYGDWNTTIACFVAILVGLCLTLLLLAIFRKALPALPISIFFGLIFCFVTSVIVKPFTEALTLEQVFI
- the LOC125764704 gene encoding presenilin-2 isoform X1 — encoded protein: MDGHINIDHHHQPTATVQDAADGRGTRKRWQKMPTDANSSPHPSYGTTDSIPQVTIRDTSSRGRAGTSRGPPGNSSRQRQQQQEQEQALNEEEGLKYGAQHVIKLFVPVTLCMMVVVATISSINFYTIKDVYLVYTPFHELTDDTGTKIWNALANSLILMTVIVIMTILLIVLYKHRCYKVIHGWLILSSLLLLFLFSGLYLFEILRAYNVPMDWFTAGLLVWNFGVVGMISIHWQGPLRLQQGYLIFVAALMALVFIKYLPEWTTWAVLAVISIWDLIAVLTPKGPLRILVETAQERNEQIFPALIYSSTIMYSYLGTHTDSDGPAPLSGERTIGTGGGGGGTGGGNRPTGGYGAVNSHVPSQTGATVEGMPLVAIRNDRTHELPRDQSAGFTQDWAATANQRVTRRQIEVQANMANNPSRPEYRTVTAETSRTGADQPNALYDQAEERGIKLGLGDFIFYSVLVGKASSYGDWNTTIACFVAILVGLCLTLLLLAIFRKALPALPISIFFGLIFCFVTSVIVKPFTEALTLEQVFI